One stretch of Candidatus Binatia bacterium DNA includes these proteins:
- a CDS encoding thiamine pyrophosphate-binding protein, with amino-acid sequence MNALEATENFIGALKRARVDFVATLPDLKIVELVKAIDKDPELKHVPLCREEEGVGICAGAYLAGKKPALLMQNAGLLNSCNALTTTCLQFQIPLLLLIYYAGDLGDRGFATVGSVTEPVLEALGIRTYVLRKPDEVAETLRGAQILAEDSRKPTAVLLTRTVLGAE; translated from the coding sequence GCCTTAGAAGCCACCGAGAATTTCATCGGCGCGTTGAAGCGCGCGCGCGTAGATTTCGTCGCCACACTTCCGGACTTGAAGATCGTCGAGCTGGTCAAGGCGATCGACAAAGATCCGGAGCTGAAGCACGTGCCGCTTTGCCGCGAGGAAGAGGGCGTCGGCATCTGCGCCGGCGCCTATCTCGCCGGGAAAAAGCCGGCGCTTTTGATGCAGAACGCCGGCCTTCTCAATAGCTGCAACGCCCTCACCACGACCTGCCTGCAATTCCAAATTCCGCTGCTCCTGCTGATTTACTATGCCGGCGATCTCGGCGACCGCGGCTTTGCGACCGTCGGCTCGGTGACGGAGCCGGTGCTCGAAGCGCTCGGCATTCGCACCTACGTGCTGAGAAAACCGGACGAGGTCGCGGAAACGTTGAGAGGCGCGCAGATCCTCGCCGAGGATTCGCGGAAACCGACGGCCGTGCTGCTCACGAGAACGGTCCTGGGAGCGGAGTGA
- a CDS encoding thiamine pyrophosphate-dependent enzyme: MQRYDYLKTIAGDAGDALAVAAGWAAREWQALRPGDGNFRPRTLGLASSIALGIALVLPHRKVIAIDGDGAFLMNLCGLPTIAWQNPPNLIHFLFDNQCYEASGATETATVSGTDAVALAKGAGYKHACWVKSPEKFRQEFLQAWKRNELSFIAAKVEQGQPKLPPIRVDEVENKYRFIRHIEETEKKSILGPSDHRKT; encoded by the coding sequence ATGCAGCGCTACGATTATTTGAAGACGATCGCGGGCGACGCTGGCGACGCGCTGGCGGTGGCGGCGGGATGGGCGGCACGCGAATGGCAGGCGCTAAGGCCGGGCGACGGGAATTTTCGGCCGCGCACGCTGGGGCTCGCTTCGTCGATCGCTCTCGGCATCGCGCTCGTCCTGCCCCATCGCAAAGTCATCGCCATCGACGGCGACGGCGCGTTTCTGATGAACCTCTGCGGCCTGCCGACGATCGCATGGCAGAATCCGCCGAATTTGATCCATTTTCTCTTCGACAATCAGTGCTACGAGGCTTCGGGCGCGACCGAGACCGCGACCGTATCGGGAACGGACGCGGTCGCGCTCGCCAAAGGCGCCGGCTACAAGCACGCCTGCTGGGTGAAAAGCCCTGAAAAATTCCGGCAGGAATTTCTCCAGGCCTGGAAACGGAACGAGCTCAGCTTCATCGCCGCCAAAGTCGAGCAGGGACAGCCGAAGCTTCCGCCGATCCGCGTCGACGAAGTCGAGAACAAATACCGCTTCATCCGCCACATCGAAGAGACCGAGAAAAAATCGATTCTCGGTCCTTCGGATCACCGAAAAACTTAG
- a CDS encoding ornithine cyclodeaminase family protein has translation MLLLKDEDVQKILTMPMTLAALDETQKEIVKGDAATMGRIDVYLPCERPESYYRWALMTGGARRDGFVVARMLSDIVSWPGKEGDQRENKHCIQPGTYCGLLFMFSARDGMPAALINDGFLQHMRVAAGAGLGVKYLARQDSYTVGMIGSGGMARSYLEAFSCVRKITKVKVYSPNQENARQYAKEMSEKFRIEVTPVASAREAVKGVDIVSCTTSSIDPVFKTEWLEPGMHVTDVTWDETEPDFAKAVDVAVKMGESTPHLENPPPGAFYAAHGFLGYVAGQPEEKAIIPRRPPREEILKMPPLADVISGKVKGRTSDKQTSWFLNLGVMGVQFAAVCTAAYNEAKKKGIGRDIPTEWFTQNIRD, from the coding sequence ATGCTGCTTTTGAAAGACGAGGACGTGCAGAAAATTTTGACCATGCCGATGACGCTCGCGGCGCTCGACGAGACGCAAAAGGAGATCGTCAAGGGCGACGCGGCGACCATGGGCCGGATCGACGTCTATCTGCCGTGCGAGCGGCCGGAGAGCTACTACCGCTGGGCGTTGATGACCGGCGGCGCGCGGAGGGACGGCTTCGTCGTCGCGCGCATGCTCTCGGACATCGTGAGCTGGCCGGGCAAAGAAGGCGATCAGAGGGAGAACAAGCACTGCATTCAACCCGGCACGTACTGCGGGCTTCTTTTCATGTTCAGCGCCCGGGACGGCATGCCGGCGGCTCTCATCAACGACGGTTTCCTCCAGCACATGCGCGTGGCCGCCGGCGCGGGACTGGGCGTGAAATATCTGGCCAGGCAAGACAGCTACACAGTCGGCATGATCGGCTCGGGCGGAATGGCGCGGAGCTATCTGGAAGCGTTCTCGTGCGTGCGCAAAATCACCAAGGTCAAGGTCTACAGTCCGAACCAGGAGAACGCCCGGCAATACGCCAAAGAGATGAGCGAGAAGTTTCGCATCGAAGTCACGCCGGTCGCGTCCGCGCGCGAAGCGGTCAAAGGCGTCGATATCGTCTCCTGCACCACGTCTTCGATCGATCCGGTGTTCAAAACCGAGTGGCTCGAGCCGGGCATGCACGTGACCGACGTCACCTGGGACGAGACCGAACCGGACTTCGCTAAGGCTGTGGACGTCGCCGTCAAGATGGGCGAGAGCACGCCGCATCTGGAAAATCCTCCGCCGGGAGCGTTCTACGCGGCGCACGGATTTTTGGGCTACGTCGCCGGCCAGCCGGAGGAGAAGGCGATCATTCCGCGCCGCCCGCCGCGCGAGGAAATTCTCAAGATGCCGCCGCTGGCCGACGTTATTTCCGGAAAGGTGAAAGGCCGAACGAGCGACAAGCAGACAAGTTGGTTTTTGAATCTCGGCGTCATGGGCGTGCAGTTCGCCGCAGTCTGCACGGCGGCGTACAACGAGGCGAAGAAGAAGGGGATAGGACGCGATATTCCCACGGAGTGGTTCACCCAGAACATCAGAGATTAA
- a CDS encoding amidohydrolase family protein, with protein MATQVVDTDGHIFEKDQDIAEYMEAPYRGRKELLSLPFFPTLDGFQRMARRVGDGRPYVIGPDDPKSWFEVLDREGLDRAVIFPTAGLAEGFIQDPDWAVVVCRAYNNMMGERYIKYNRRLHAVALLPIQDIQEAAKELRRGVKELHMVGGVIAPVGFHTPLGDPYFDPLYAEAEKLGAPLAIHGAPSRGLGFDFFRSLIEARALSHPFAQMIQITSVILEGVLERFPKLKIASLEAGCAWLPFLMDRLDMEYKNRPHQAPLLKKKPSDYMKSGQVFYHTELWEEMLPTAIERLGEDLFLYASDYPHEPDLADAIREFEARKDLKDSAKRKILSDNGKRFYNMEN; from the coding sequence ATGGCCACGCAAGTCGTCGACACGGACGGTCATATTTTCGAGAAAGACCAGGACATCGCCGAGTATATGGAGGCGCCGTACCGGGGCAGGAAAGAGTTGCTCTCGCTGCCTTTCTTTCCGACACTCGACGGCTTTCAGCGCATGGCGCGCCGCGTCGGAGATGGACGGCCTTACGTGATCGGTCCCGACGATCCGAAGAGCTGGTTCGAAGTTCTGGACAGGGAAGGCCTGGACCGCGCGGTGATCTTTCCCACGGCCGGTCTCGCGGAAGGTTTTATTCAGGACCCGGATTGGGCTGTGGTTGTTTGTCGCGCGTACAACAATATGATGGGCGAGCGCTACATCAAATATAACCGTAGACTCCATGCTGTGGCGCTGCTGCCGATCCAAGATATTCAAGAAGCGGCGAAAGAGTTGCGGCGCGGTGTGAAGGAGTTGCACATGGTGGGCGGTGTGATCGCGCCCGTCGGTTTTCACACGCCGCTCGGCGACCCTTACTTCGATCCGCTCTACGCCGAGGCGGAAAAGCTCGGCGCGCCTCTGGCCATCCATGGCGCGCCGTCGCGCGGGCTCGGATTCGATTTCTTCCGCTCGTTGATCGAGGCGCGGGCTCTTTCTCATCCCTTCGCTCAAATGATTCAAATTACGAGTGTTATCCTTGAAGGCGTGTTGGAGCGATTTCCCAAGCTCAAGATCGCCTCGTTGGAGGCGGGTTGCGCCTGGCTGCCGTTCCTCATGGACCGGCTCGACATGGAATACAAGAACCGGCCGCACCAGGCGCCGCTGCTCAAGAAAAAACCCAGCGATTATATGAAGAGCGGGCAGGTCTTTTACCACACGGAACTTTGGGAAGAAATGCTTCCCACGGCGATCGAAAGATTAGGCGAGGATTTATTTCTCTACGCCTCCGACTATCCGCATGAGCCCGATCTGGCGGACGCAATTCGAGAGTTTGAGGCGCGAAAAGATTTGAAAGACTCGGCGAAGAGGAAGATTCTTTCCGACAACGGCAAGCGCTTCTACAATATGGAAAATTAA
- a CDS encoding RNA-binding protein, whose translation MSNKLYVGGLPYSVTEGRLEEIFAEYGSVTSARVISDKFTGQSRGFGFVEMNSSEEAQKAIEALNGTQLDGRTLVVNEARPQERRPGGGGGGGGGGGNRRGGGGGGGGGRNRW comes from the coding sequence ATGAGCAATAAGTTATACGTGGGCGGCCTGCCCTATTCCGTGACGGAAGGGAGGCTCGAGGAAATCTTCGCCGAGTACGGCTCCGTAACCTCGGCGAGAGTCATCTCCGACAAGTTTACCGGGCAGTCACGCGGTTTCGGCTTCGTGGAGATGAACTCTTCGGAAGAAGCGCAAAAAGCGATCGAGGCGCTGAACGGAACGCAGTTGGACGGGCGCACGCTGGTCGTTAATGAGGCGCGGCCTCAGGAAAGACGTCCGGGCGGCGGTGGCGGCGGGGGCGGCGGCGGGGGCAACCGCAGAGGCGGCGGCGGGGGCGGCGGCGGCGGACGCAACCGCTGGTAA
- the panB gene encoding 3-methyl-2-oxobutanoate hydroxymethyltransferase — MASVTITDVQRMKLEKKKIVVMTAYDYSMAAIIDRANVDMLLVGDSGGRNLLGHEDNNSVTMDEMVLMTRSVSRAARRAMVIGDMPFMSYQVSVEDALRNAGRLIQEGGAQAVKLEVGADYAPTVEAIVKAGIPVMGHMGLTPMATIGAGGFRSEGLQIDEEQVWRDARALETAGAFTLLLTGISADLAKRITQETKVPTIAGFGAGDDCDGQIGVTHGVVGFNVGELDKPKASYGPVGVALFEAARKFTEDVRAGRPVRSRQDRSG, encoded by the coding sequence ATGGCAAGCGTCACGATCACCGATGTTCAAAGGATGAAGCTGGAAAAGAAAAAGATCGTCGTCATGACCGCTTACGATTACTCCATGGCGGCCATTATCGACCGCGCCAACGTCGATATGCTTCTCGTCGGCGACAGCGGCGGCCGCAATCTCTTAGGGCATGAGGACAATAACTCCGTCACGATGGATGAAATGGTTTTGATGACCCGCTCCGTGAGCCGCGCGGCCAGGCGAGCTATGGTCATAGGCGACATGCCGTTCATGTCTTATCAAGTCAGCGTCGAAGACGCGCTGCGCAACGCCGGACGCCTGATCCAGGAAGGCGGCGCCCAAGCGGTCAAGCTTGAAGTGGGCGCCGATTATGCGCCAACCGTGGAGGCGATCGTCAAGGCGGGCATTCCGGTCATGGGACACATGGGCCTCACCCCGATGGCGACCATCGGCGCGGGAGGTTTTCGCTCCGAGGGACTGCAGATCGACGAAGAGCAGGTGTGGCGCGACGCGCGCGCGCTTGAGACCGCCGGAGCTTTTACCCTGCTCCTTACCGGAATATCGGCGGATCTCGCCAAGCGCATCACGCAAGAAACCAAGGTCCCGACCATCGCCGGCTTCGGCGCGGGCGACGACTGCGACGGCCAGATCGGGGTGACGCACGGAGTCGTCGGCTTCAACGTGGGAGAATTGGACAAACCCAAGGCGTCTTACGGGCCTGTTGGAGTCGCGCTCTTCGAGGCGGCGCGCAAGTTCACCGAGGATGTCCGCGCCGGCAGACCGGTCCGCTCCCGGCAAGACCGCTCGGGGTGA
- a CDS encoding extradiol ring-cleavage dioxygenase: MARIVAGFASSHAFALVEPRGWDKMRERTWARYRSRYGKNAPVDPKIAAESPEERERRYARVREGLVFLGERIREKRPDALVLIGDDQEENFKEENLPQISLYLGEKVFSTEPAENGRKRGALYPCHTELAQKLADGLLEREFDLSFSRSFPNDELLSHAHCQILRTMTPGADIPVVLVFVNAINLPAITPRRCYRLGQAIKEIIDGLLSGERIALYASGGLSHFPSSYPFRHYQGPRTLGSISVDFDQRAVELIARGEGDKLGQLSAQDLLDNGGLEMKNWLVLLGAVGKAVPQLLVYEAFYSAIMGMGVGYWDLE, encoded by the coding sequence ATGGCTCGAATCGTAGCGGGCTTTGCTTCCTCCCACGCTTTTGCGTTGGTTGAACCGCGCGGCTGGGACAAAATGCGGGAACGGACCTGGGCCAGGTATCGAAGCCGTTATGGAAAAAATGCTCCCGTCGATCCCAAGATTGCGGCGGAGAGCCCGGAGGAGCGGGAGAGACGATACGCCCGGGTGAGAGAAGGCTTGGTCTTTCTGGGCGAGCGAATCCGAGAGAAAAGACCCGACGCGCTCGTTCTAATCGGCGACGACCAGGAGGAGAACTTTAAAGAAGAGAACCTGCCTCAGATATCGCTCTACCTCGGGGAAAAAGTATTTTCCACTGAGCCGGCGGAAAACGGAAGGAAGCGCGGAGCCCTTTACCCATGTCACACCGAGCTTGCGCAGAAACTGGCGGATGGGCTCTTAGAGCGCGAGTTCGACCTCTCGTTTTCACGGTCGTTCCCCAATGACGAGCTGCTCTCTCATGCCCACTGCCAGATCCTGCGGACTATGACGCCTGGAGCCGACATCCCTGTCGTGCTCGTCTTTGTCAACGCGATTAATTTGCCGGCCATCACTCCTCGGAGATGCTACCGCCTGGGCCAGGCGATCAAGGAGATCATCGATGGCCTCCTCTCCGGCGAGCGCATCGCGCTGTACGCTTCCGGCGGTCTCTCGCACTTTCCCTCCAGTTATCCCTTCCGCCACTATCAAGGCCCGCGTACTTTGGGCTCGATCAGCGTCGACTTCGATCAAAGAGCGGTGGAGCTTATCGCGCGCGGAGAAGGAGACAAGCTGGGTCAGCTGAGCGCGCAGGACCTGCTCGATAACGGCGGTCTGGAAATGAAAAATTGGCTCGTTCTGCTGGGCGCGGTCGGAAAGGCCGTTCCCCAACTCCTCGTCTACGAGGCGTTTTACAGCGCGATAATGGGTATGGGCGTCGGTTACTGGGATCTGGAATGA
- a CDS encoding ABC transporter substrate-binding protein, which yields MNLATILRRVFPFCLIVALLLPCNARLFAAAAPNRLKIGYASVTGNRISLWTAQEKGFFSRSGLQPELIFIASSAAGMPALIAGEIAIFSGSPETGAQAAAGGADLVIIASNEPTQYKLIVQPSIKRAEELKGKKVGIDRLGGSSHYATRRMLEKLGLKSSDVEFLSITGGGSERVVAFRSGIVSAVASTIERFERAKIPYHYLIDAIDTGIRIIGSSYMTTRRFRDQNREVLQKFVRAVIEATHWIKDPKNRAEAIRIYSRYLRTDDATVLELNYKLYVEPMALFPHTNVDDLQSNLAALAESNPKLRDLKVSELVDNSFVRRVQQEGVGQAR from the coding sequence ATGAATCTCGCTACAATTCTCAGGCGCGTTTTCCCATTCTGCCTGATCGTGGCGCTGCTCTTACCCTGCAACGCGCGTCTCTTTGCGGCCGCCGCGCCGAACCGGCTCAAAATCGGTTACGCGTCGGTCACCGGCAATCGGATTTCGCTGTGGACGGCTCAGGAAAAGGGATTTTTCAGCCGCAGCGGCCTCCAACCGGAACTCATTTTCATCGCCAGCTCCGCCGCCGGGATGCCGGCGTTGATCGCGGGAGAAATCGCCATTTTTTCCGGCAGTCCCGAGACCGGGGCTCAGGCCGCCGCGGGCGGGGCCGACCTGGTCATCATCGCCAGCAATGAACCCACCCAATACAAGCTCATCGTCCAGCCCAGCATTAAACGCGCGGAGGAGCTCAAAGGGAAAAAAGTGGGCATCGATCGCCTCGGAGGATCGAGCCACTATGCGACTCGACGGATGCTGGAGAAGCTGGGTCTTAAGTCTTCCGACGTCGAGTTTTTGTCGATTACCGGCGGGGGCTCCGAAAGAGTCGTCGCTTTCCGCTCCGGTATAGTCAGCGCCGTCGCTTCGACGATAGAGCGCTTCGAGCGCGCGAAAATCCCCTACCATTATTTGATCGACGCCATCGATACGGGAATCCGGATCATCGGCAGCTCTTACATGACCACGCGTCGTTTCCGGGATCAGAACCGGGAAGTCCTGCAGAAATTCGTCAGAGCTGTCATCGAGGCAACCCATTGGATAAAAGATCCAAAGAACCGCGCGGAGGCCATCCGCATTTACAGCCGTTATCTGCGCACTGACGATGCTACCGTGCTGGAGCTCAACTACAAGCTCTACGTCGAGCCCATGGCGCTTTTCCCTCACACCAACGTGGATGACCTGCAGTCAAACCTCGCGGCTCTGGCTGAAAGCAATCCCAAGCTGCGTGATTTAAAGGTTTCGGAGCTTGTCGACAACAGTTTCGTGCGCCGGGTCCAACAAGAAGGCGTGGGGCAAGCGCGCTGA